From a single Ornithorhynchus anatinus isolate Pmale09 chromosome 4, mOrnAna1.pri.v4, whole genome shotgun sequence genomic region:
- the SH3BP2 gene encoding SH3 domain-binding protein 2 isoform X5: protein MAAEEQNWPIPMKAIGAQNLLTMPGGVVKSGYLHKKGGTQLQLLKWPLRFVIIHKRCIYYFKSSTSASPQGAFSLSGYNRVMRAAEETTSNNVFPFKIVHISKKHRTWFFSASSEDERKSWMALLRKEIGFYHEKKEAFLDFKYAPAPLTGDSNSDTDSFYGSIERPIDISLSPFPTDTEDYEHEDDDDSYMEPDSPDPLKMEDHMIHPPAYPPPPVPNSRKSAFSETQRAQSFSVKSLCPPPPPKRGLPEITPEDLKRELLCARKVEPGGKSSLASRRLSDPPSGAPPAVPHFRKPTGVQDSFSSSPEPLPLGHLLGVSKACDRPRPFQLPPRGLPAPGGEPPPVPTNKPKVTKAGDPGRPPREAAKPGLFVPAVAPKPGPPPVKPPVPELRPRPEKPPLPHLQRSPPDGQSFRSFSFEKPILPSKADVCSEDSDEEYEKVPLPSSIFVNTTESLEVERMFKATNAQGQPQNGLYCIRNSSTKSGKVLVVWDETYNKVRNYRIYEKDSKFYLEGELLFVSIGNLVEHYYTHVLPSHDCLLLRHPYGYAGPR from the exons ATGGCAGCCGAGGAGCAGAATTGGCCCATCCCCATGAAGGCCATCGGGGCCCAGAACCTCCTGACCATGCCGGGGGGCGTGGTCAAGTCCGGCTATCTTCACAAGAAGGGAGGCACCCAGCTGCAGCTGCTGAAAT GGCCACTGAGGTTTGTGATCATCCACAAGAGATGTATCTATTACTTCAAGAGCAGCACGTCAGCCTCTCCGCAGGGAGCCTTCTCGTTGAGCGGCTACAATCG ggtCATGCGAGCAGCTGAGGAAACAACATCAAACAACGTCTTCCCTTTCAAGATCGTCCACATCAGCAAGAAGCACCGGACCTGGTTTTTCTCCGCCTCCTCGGAAGATGAAAGAAAG AGCTGGATGGCCCTGCTGAGGAAGGAGATAGGGTTCTACCATGAAAAGAAAGAAGCTTTTCTCGATTTCAAGTACGCACCAGCTCCACTTACTGG CGACTCGAATTCTGACACGGACAGCTTCTACGGCTCCATAGAGCGCCCCATCGATATCAGCCTGTCCCCGTTCCCGACCGACACCGAAG ACTATGAACACGAAGATGATGACGATTCCTACATGGAGCCAGATTCTCCAGACCCTTTGAAGATGGAAg ATCACATGATCCACCCGCCGGCCTACCCGCCTCCCCCGGTCCCCAACTCGAGAAAATCCGCCTTTTCGGAAACCCAGAGGGCGCAGTCCTTCTCGGTGAAGAGCCtgtgccccccgccgccccccaagaGGGGCCTGCCGGAGATCACACCCGAGGACCTGAAGAGAGAATTGCTCTGCGCCCGGAAGGTCGAGCCCGGCGGGAAGTCGTCCTTGGCGAGCAGGAGGCTGAGCGACCCGCCCTCGGGGGCCCCCCCGGCCGTACCCCACTTCCGCAAACCGACCGGCGTCCAGGACAGCTTCTCGTCCTCCCCGGAGCCCCTGCCCCTCGGCCACCTCCTCGGCGTCTCCAAGGCCTGCGACAGGCCCAGACCCTTCCAACTGCCCCCGCGGGgactcccggcccccggcggcgAGCCGCCCCCCGTCCCGACCAACAAGCCCAAGGTGACCAAAGCCGGGGACCCGGGCCGGCCCCCGAGAGAAGCCGCCAAGCCCGGGTTGTTCGTTCCGGCCGTCGCCCCCAAACCCGGGCCCCCGCCCGTCAAGCCGCCCGTGCCCGAGCTGAGACCCCGACCCGAGAAGCCTCCCCTCCCACACTTACA gagGTCACCCCCCGACGGACAGAGTTTCCGGAGCTTTTCCTTCGAGAAACCCATCCTGCCCTCCAAGGCCGACGTCTGCTCCGAGGATTCGGATGAAGAGTACGAAAAG GTGCCGCTACCCAGCTCGATATTCGTCAATACGACCGAGTCGTTGGAAGTGGAAAG GATGTTCAAAGCCACCAACGCCCAAGGGCAGCCCCAGAACGGACTCTATTGCATTAGGAATTCTTCTACCAAGTCAGGCAAG GTCCTCGTTGTCTGGGATGAGACCTACAACAAAGTGAGAAATTACCGGATCTATGAAAAG GACTCTAAATTTTACCTGGAGGGAGAACTCCTGTTCGTCAGCATCGGCAACCTGGTGGAGCACTACTATACCCACGTGCTGCCCAGCCACGACTGCCTGCTCCTCCGGCATCCCTACGGCTACGCCGGACCCAGGTGA
- the SH3BP2 gene encoding SH3 domain-binding protein 2 isoform X3: protein MIDISASPLVLIFGLSLQGTMAAEEQNWPIPMKAIGAQNLLTMPGGVVKSGYLHKKGGTQLQLLKWPLRFVIIHKRCIYYFKSSTSASPQGAFSLSGYNRVMRAAEETTSNNVFPFKIVHISKKHRTWFFSASSEDERKSWMALLRKEIGFYHEKKEAFLDFKYAPAPLTGDSNSDTDSFYGSIERPIDISLSPFPTDTEDYEHEDDDDSYMEPDSPDPLKMEDHMIHPPAYPPPPVPNSRKSAFSETQRAQSFSVKSLCPPPPPKRGLPEITPEDLKRELLCARKVEPGGKSSLASRRLSDPPSGAPPAVPHFRKPTGVQDSFSSSPEPLPLGHLLGVSKACDRPRPFQLPPRGLPAPGGEPPPVPTNKPKVTKAGDPGRPPREAAKPGLFVPAVAPKPGPPPVKPPVPELRPRPEKPPLPHLQRSPPDGQSFRSFSFEKPILPSKADVCSEDSDEEYEKVPLPSSIFVNTTESLEVERMFKATNAQGQPQNGLYCIRNSSTKSGKVLVVWDETYNKVRNYRIYEKDSKFYLEGELLFVSIGNLVEHYYTHVLPSHDCLLLRHPYGYAGPR from the exons CACCATGGCAGCCGAGGAGCAGAATTGGCCCATCCCCATGAAGGCCATCGGGGCCCAGAACCTCCTGACCATGCCGGGGGGCGTGGTCAAGTCCGGCTATCTTCACAAGAAGGGAGGCACCCAGCTGCAGCTGCTGAAAT GGCCACTGAGGTTTGTGATCATCCACAAGAGATGTATCTATTACTTCAAGAGCAGCACGTCAGCCTCTCCGCAGGGAGCCTTCTCGTTGAGCGGCTACAATCG ggtCATGCGAGCAGCTGAGGAAACAACATCAAACAACGTCTTCCCTTTCAAGATCGTCCACATCAGCAAGAAGCACCGGACCTGGTTTTTCTCCGCCTCCTCGGAAGATGAAAGAAAG AGCTGGATGGCCCTGCTGAGGAAGGAGATAGGGTTCTACCATGAAAAGAAAGAAGCTTTTCTCGATTTCAAGTACGCACCAGCTCCACTTACTGG CGACTCGAATTCTGACACGGACAGCTTCTACGGCTCCATAGAGCGCCCCATCGATATCAGCCTGTCCCCGTTCCCGACCGACACCGAAG ACTATGAACACGAAGATGATGACGATTCCTACATGGAGCCAGATTCTCCAGACCCTTTGAAGATGGAAg ATCACATGATCCACCCGCCGGCCTACCCGCCTCCCCCGGTCCCCAACTCGAGAAAATCCGCCTTTTCGGAAACCCAGAGGGCGCAGTCCTTCTCGGTGAAGAGCCtgtgccccccgccgccccccaagaGGGGCCTGCCGGAGATCACACCCGAGGACCTGAAGAGAGAATTGCTCTGCGCCCGGAAGGTCGAGCCCGGCGGGAAGTCGTCCTTGGCGAGCAGGAGGCTGAGCGACCCGCCCTCGGGGGCCCCCCCGGCCGTACCCCACTTCCGCAAACCGACCGGCGTCCAGGACAGCTTCTCGTCCTCCCCGGAGCCCCTGCCCCTCGGCCACCTCCTCGGCGTCTCCAAGGCCTGCGACAGGCCCAGACCCTTCCAACTGCCCCCGCGGGgactcccggcccccggcggcgAGCCGCCCCCCGTCCCGACCAACAAGCCCAAGGTGACCAAAGCCGGGGACCCGGGCCGGCCCCCGAGAGAAGCCGCCAAGCCCGGGTTGTTCGTTCCGGCCGTCGCCCCCAAACCCGGGCCCCCGCCCGTCAAGCCGCCCGTGCCCGAGCTGAGACCCCGACCCGAGAAGCCTCCCCTCCCACACTTACA gagGTCACCCCCCGACGGACAGAGTTTCCGGAGCTTTTCCTTCGAGAAACCCATCCTGCCCTCCAAGGCCGACGTCTGCTCCGAGGATTCGGATGAAGAGTACGAAAAG GTGCCGCTACCCAGCTCGATATTCGTCAATACGACCGAGTCGTTGGAAGTGGAAAG GATGTTCAAAGCCACCAACGCCCAAGGGCAGCCCCAGAACGGACTCTATTGCATTAGGAATTCTTCTACCAAGTCAGGCAAG GTCCTCGTTGTCTGGGATGAGACCTACAACAAAGTGAGAAATTACCGGATCTATGAAAAG GACTCTAAATTTTACCTGGAGGGAGAACTCCTGTTCGTCAGCATCGGCAACCTGGTGGAGCACTACTATACCCACGTGCTGCCCAGCCACGACTGCCTGCTCCTCCGGCATCCCTACGGCTACGCCGGACCCAGGTGA
- the SH3BP2 gene encoding SH3 domain-binding protein 2 isoform X1 — MVLSEPSVVSAIQRKLTLGATLCEKAMCWSSALSTMAAEEQNWPIPMKAIGAQNLLTMPGGVVKSGYLHKKGGTQLQLLKWPLRFVIIHKRCIYYFKSSTSASPQGAFSLSGYNRVMRAAEETTSNNVFPFKIVHISKKHRTWFFSASSEDERKSWMALLRKEIGFYHEKKEAFLDFKYAPAPLTGDSNSDTDSFYGSIERPIDISLSPFPTDTEDYEHEDDDDSYMEPDSPDPLKMEDHMIHPPAYPPPPVPNSRKSAFSETQRAQSFSVKSLCPPPPPKRGLPEITPEDLKRELLCARKVEPGGKSSLASRRLSDPPSGAPPAVPHFRKPTGVQDSFSSSPEPLPLGHLLGVSKACDRPRPFQLPPRGLPAPGGEPPPVPTNKPKVTKAGDPGRPPREAAKPGLFVPAVAPKPGPPPVKPPVPELRPRPEKPPLPHLQRSPPDGQSFRSFSFEKPILPSKADVCSEDSDEEYEKVPLPSSIFVNTTESLEVERMFKATNAQGQPQNGLYCIRNSSTKSGKVLVVWDETYNKVRNYRIYEKDSKFYLEGELLFVSIGNLVEHYYTHVLPSHDCLLLRHPYGYAGPR; from the exons CACCATGGCAGCCGAGGAGCAGAATTGGCCCATCCCCATGAAGGCCATCGGGGCCCAGAACCTCCTGACCATGCCGGGGGGCGTGGTCAAGTCCGGCTATCTTCACAAGAAGGGAGGCACCCAGCTGCAGCTGCTGAAAT GGCCACTGAGGTTTGTGATCATCCACAAGAGATGTATCTATTACTTCAAGAGCAGCACGTCAGCCTCTCCGCAGGGAGCCTTCTCGTTGAGCGGCTACAATCG ggtCATGCGAGCAGCTGAGGAAACAACATCAAACAACGTCTTCCCTTTCAAGATCGTCCACATCAGCAAGAAGCACCGGACCTGGTTTTTCTCCGCCTCCTCGGAAGATGAAAGAAAG AGCTGGATGGCCCTGCTGAGGAAGGAGATAGGGTTCTACCATGAAAAGAAAGAAGCTTTTCTCGATTTCAAGTACGCACCAGCTCCACTTACTGG CGACTCGAATTCTGACACGGACAGCTTCTACGGCTCCATAGAGCGCCCCATCGATATCAGCCTGTCCCCGTTCCCGACCGACACCGAAG ACTATGAACACGAAGATGATGACGATTCCTACATGGAGCCAGATTCTCCAGACCCTTTGAAGATGGAAg ATCACATGATCCACCCGCCGGCCTACCCGCCTCCCCCGGTCCCCAACTCGAGAAAATCCGCCTTTTCGGAAACCCAGAGGGCGCAGTCCTTCTCGGTGAAGAGCCtgtgccccccgccgccccccaagaGGGGCCTGCCGGAGATCACACCCGAGGACCTGAAGAGAGAATTGCTCTGCGCCCGGAAGGTCGAGCCCGGCGGGAAGTCGTCCTTGGCGAGCAGGAGGCTGAGCGACCCGCCCTCGGGGGCCCCCCCGGCCGTACCCCACTTCCGCAAACCGACCGGCGTCCAGGACAGCTTCTCGTCCTCCCCGGAGCCCCTGCCCCTCGGCCACCTCCTCGGCGTCTCCAAGGCCTGCGACAGGCCCAGACCCTTCCAACTGCCCCCGCGGGgactcccggcccccggcggcgAGCCGCCCCCCGTCCCGACCAACAAGCCCAAGGTGACCAAAGCCGGGGACCCGGGCCGGCCCCCGAGAGAAGCCGCCAAGCCCGGGTTGTTCGTTCCGGCCGTCGCCCCCAAACCCGGGCCCCCGCCCGTCAAGCCGCCCGTGCCCGAGCTGAGACCCCGACCCGAGAAGCCTCCCCTCCCACACTTACA gagGTCACCCCCCGACGGACAGAGTTTCCGGAGCTTTTCCTTCGAGAAACCCATCCTGCCCTCCAAGGCCGACGTCTGCTCCGAGGATTCGGATGAAGAGTACGAAAAG GTGCCGCTACCCAGCTCGATATTCGTCAATACGACCGAGTCGTTGGAAGTGGAAAG GATGTTCAAAGCCACCAACGCCCAAGGGCAGCCCCAGAACGGACTCTATTGCATTAGGAATTCTTCTACCAAGTCAGGCAAG GTCCTCGTTGTCTGGGATGAGACCTACAACAAAGTGAGAAATTACCGGATCTATGAAAAG GACTCTAAATTTTACCTGGAGGGAGAACTCCTGTTCGTCAGCATCGGCAACCTGGTGGAGCACTACTATACCCACGTGCTGCCCAGCCACGACTGCCTGCTCCTCCGGCATCCCTACGGCTACGCCGGACCCAGGTGA
- the SH3BP2 gene encoding SH3 domain-binding protein 2 isoform X4 produces the protein MEFVRQCLEAFVCTMAAEEQNWPIPMKAIGAQNLLTMPGGVVKSGYLHKKGGTQLQLLKWPLRFVIIHKRCIYYFKSSTSASPQGAFSLSGYNRVMRAAEETTSNNVFPFKIVHISKKHRTWFFSASSEDERKSWMALLRKEIGFYHEKKEAFLDFKYAPAPLTGDSNSDTDSFYGSIERPIDISLSPFPTDTEDYEHEDDDDSYMEPDSPDPLKMEDHMIHPPAYPPPPVPNSRKSAFSETQRAQSFSVKSLCPPPPPKRGLPEITPEDLKRELLCARKVEPGGKSSLASRRLSDPPSGAPPAVPHFRKPTGVQDSFSSSPEPLPLGHLLGVSKACDRPRPFQLPPRGLPAPGGEPPPVPTNKPKVTKAGDPGRPPREAAKPGLFVPAVAPKPGPPPVKPPVPELRPRPEKPPLPHLQRSPPDGQSFRSFSFEKPILPSKADVCSEDSDEEYEKVPLPSSIFVNTTESLEVERMFKATNAQGQPQNGLYCIRNSSTKSGKVLVVWDETYNKVRNYRIYEKDSKFYLEGELLFVSIGNLVEHYYTHVLPSHDCLLLRHPYGYAGPR, from the exons CACCATGGCAGCCGAGGAGCAGAATTGGCCCATCCCCATGAAGGCCATCGGGGCCCAGAACCTCCTGACCATGCCGGGGGGCGTGGTCAAGTCCGGCTATCTTCACAAGAAGGGAGGCACCCAGCTGCAGCTGCTGAAAT GGCCACTGAGGTTTGTGATCATCCACAAGAGATGTATCTATTACTTCAAGAGCAGCACGTCAGCCTCTCCGCAGGGAGCCTTCTCGTTGAGCGGCTACAATCG ggtCATGCGAGCAGCTGAGGAAACAACATCAAACAACGTCTTCCCTTTCAAGATCGTCCACATCAGCAAGAAGCACCGGACCTGGTTTTTCTCCGCCTCCTCGGAAGATGAAAGAAAG AGCTGGATGGCCCTGCTGAGGAAGGAGATAGGGTTCTACCATGAAAAGAAAGAAGCTTTTCTCGATTTCAAGTACGCACCAGCTCCACTTACTGG CGACTCGAATTCTGACACGGACAGCTTCTACGGCTCCATAGAGCGCCCCATCGATATCAGCCTGTCCCCGTTCCCGACCGACACCGAAG ACTATGAACACGAAGATGATGACGATTCCTACATGGAGCCAGATTCTCCAGACCCTTTGAAGATGGAAg ATCACATGATCCACCCGCCGGCCTACCCGCCTCCCCCGGTCCCCAACTCGAGAAAATCCGCCTTTTCGGAAACCCAGAGGGCGCAGTCCTTCTCGGTGAAGAGCCtgtgccccccgccgccccccaagaGGGGCCTGCCGGAGATCACACCCGAGGACCTGAAGAGAGAATTGCTCTGCGCCCGGAAGGTCGAGCCCGGCGGGAAGTCGTCCTTGGCGAGCAGGAGGCTGAGCGACCCGCCCTCGGGGGCCCCCCCGGCCGTACCCCACTTCCGCAAACCGACCGGCGTCCAGGACAGCTTCTCGTCCTCCCCGGAGCCCCTGCCCCTCGGCCACCTCCTCGGCGTCTCCAAGGCCTGCGACAGGCCCAGACCCTTCCAACTGCCCCCGCGGGgactcccggcccccggcggcgAGCCGCCCCCCGTCCCGACCAACAAGCCCAAGGTGACCAAAGCCGGGGACCCGGGCCGGCCCCCGAGAGAAGCCGCCAAGCCCGGGTTGTTCGTTCCGGCCGTCGCCCCCAAACCCGGGCCCCCGCCCGTCAAGCCGCCCGTGCCCGAGCTGAGACCCCGACCCGAGAAGCCTCCCCTCCCACACTTACA gagGTCACCCCCCGACGGACAGAGTTTCCGGAGCTTTTCCTTCGAGAAACCCATCCTGCCCTCCAAGGCCGACGTCTGCTCCGAGGATTCGGATGAAGAGTACGAAAAG GTGCCGCTACCCAGCTCGATATTCGTCAATACGACCGAGTCGTTGGAAGTGGAAAG GATGTTCAAAGCCACCAACGCCCAAGGGCAGCCCCAGAACGGACTCTATTGCATTAGGAATTCTTCTACCAAGTCAGGCAAG GTCCTCGTTGTCTGGGATGAGACCTACAACAAAGTGAGAAATTACCGGATCTATGAAAAG GACTCTAAATTTTACCTGGAGGGAGAACTCCTGTTCGTCAGCATCGGCAACCTGGTGGAGCACTACTATACCCACGTGCTGCCCAGCCACGACTGCCTGCTCCTCCGGCATCCCTACGGCTACGCCGGACCCAGGTGA
- the SH3BP2 gene encoding SH3 domain-binding protein 2 isoform X2 has protein sequence MVLSEPSVVSAIQRKLTLGATLCEKAMCWSSALSTMAAEEQNWPIPMKAIGAQNLLTMPGGVVKSGYLHKKGGTQLQLLKWPLRFVIIHKRCIYYFKSSTSASPQGAFSLSGYNRVMRAAEETTSNNVFPFKIVHISKKHRTWFFSASSEDERKSWMALLRKEIGFYHEKKEAFLDFNDSNSDTDSFYGSIERPIDISLSPFPTDTEDYEHEDDDDSYMEPDSPDPLKMEDHMIHPPAYPPPPVPNSRKSAFSETQRAQSFSVKSLCPPPPPKRGLPEITPEDLKRELLCARKVEPGGKSSLASRRLSDPPSGAPPAVPHFRKPTGVQDSFSSSPEPLPLGHLLGVSKACDRPRPFQLPPRGLPAPGGEPPPVPTNKPKVTKAGDPGRPPREAAKPGLFVPAVAPKPGPPPVKPPVPELRPRPEKPPLPHLQRSPPDGQSFRSFSFEKPILPSKADVCSEDSDEEYEKVPLPSSIFVNTTESLEVERMFKATNAQGQPQNGLYCIRNSSTKSGKVLVVWDETYNKVRNYRIYEKDSKFYLEGELLFVSIGNLVEHYYTHVLPSHDCLLLRHPYGYAGPR, from the exons CACCATGGCAGCCGAGGAGCAGAATTGGCCCATCCCCATGAAGGCCATCGGGGCCCAGAACCTCCTGACCATGCCGGGGGGCGTGGTCAAGTCCGGCTATCTTCACAAGAAGGGAGGCACCCAGCTGCAGCTGCTGAAAT GGCCACTGAGGTTTGTGATCATCCACAAGAGATGTATCTATTACTTCAAGAGCAGCACGTCAGCCTCTCCGCAGGGAGCCTTCTCGTTGAGCGGCTACAATCG ggtCATGCGAGCAGCTGAGGAAACAACATCAAACAACGTCTTCCCTTTCAAGATCGTCCACATCAGCAAGAAGCACCGGACCTGGTTTTTCTCCGCCTCCTCGGAAGATGAAAGAAAG AGCTGGATGGCCCTGCTGAGGAAGGAGATAGGGTTCTACCATGAAAAGAAAGAAGCTTTTCTCGATTTCAA CGACTCGAATTCTGACACGGACAGCTTCTACGGCTCCATAGAGCGCCCCATCGATATCAGCCTGTCCCCGTTCCCGACCGACACCGAAG ACTATGAACACGAAGATGATGACGATTCCTACATGGAGCCAGATTCTCCAGACCCTTTGAAGATGGAAg ATCACATGATCCACCCGCCGGCCTACCCGCCTCCCCCGGTCCCCAACTCGAGAAAATCCGCCTTTTCGGAAACCCAGAGGGCGCAGTCCTTCTCGGTGAAGAGCCtgtgccccccgccgccccccaagaGGGGCCTGCCGGAGATCACACCCGAGGACCTGAAGAGAGAATTGCTCTGCGCCCGGAAGGTCGAGCCCGGCGGGAAGTCGTCCTTGGCGAGCAGGAGGCTGAGCGACCCGCCCTCGGGGGCCCCCCCGGCCGTACCCCACTTCCGCAAACCGACCGGCGTCCAGGACAGCTTCTCGTCCTCCCCGGAGCCCCTGCCCCTCGGCCACCTCCTCGGCGTCTCCAAGGCCTGCGACAGGCCCAGACCCTTCCAACTGCCCCCGCGGGgactcccggcccccggcggcgAGCCGCCCCCCGTCCCGACCAACAAGCCCAAGGTGACCAAAGCCGGGGACCCGGGCCGGCCCCCGAGAGAAGCCGCCAAGCCCGGGTTGTTCGTTCCGGCCGTCGCCCCCAAACCCGGGCCCCCGCCCGTCAAGCCGCCCGTGCCCGAGCTGAGACCCCGACCCGAGAAGCCTCCCCTCCCACACTTACA gagGTCACCCCCCGACGGACAGAGTTTCCGGAGCTTTTCCTTCGAGAAACCCATCCTGCCCTCCAAGGCCGACGTCTGCTCCGAGGATTCGGATGAAGAGTACGAAAAG GTGCCGCTACCCAGCTCGATATTCGTCAATACGACCGAGTCGTTGGAAGTGGAAAG GATGTTCAAAGCCACCAACGCCCAAGGGCAGCCCCAGAACGGACTCTATTGCATTAGGAATTCTTCTACCAAGTCAGGCAAG GTCCTCGTTGTCTGGGATGAGACCTACAACAAAGTGAGAAATTACCGGATCTATGAAAAG GACTCTAAATTTTACCTGGAGGGAGAACTCCTGTTCGTCAGCATCGGCAACCTGGTGGAGCACTACTATACCCACGTGCTGCCCAGCCACGACTGCCTGCTCCTCCGGCATCCCTACGGCTACGCCGGACCCAGGTGA